A region of bacterium DNA encodes the following proteins:
- the tatA gene encoding twin-arginine translocase TatA/TatE family subunit: MFGIGMTELLVVLAIVLVIFGANKLPEIGKGMGQAIGNFKKSMKEANEIDVTPEKKKIEGEEKKS; encoded by the coding sequence ATGTTCGGAATCGGCATGACCGAGCTGCTGGTTGTGCTGGCGATCGTCCTCGTCATCTTTGGCGCCAACAAACTGCCCGAGATCGGCAAGGGGATGGGCCAGGCGATCGGCAACTTCAAGAAGTCGATGAAGGAAGCCAACGAGATCGACGTCACGCCCGAGAAGAAGAAGATCGAGGGCGAAGAGAAGAAGTCCTAG